TATCTTGCCGTACTAGCAATTCTTGCAATTCACTCTTGGCAGGGAAGTGAAACTATATCCTGATATGTTATTGAGAACACTTTTGACTGCCAGGTGTAAACTGCAGCTGGACGTAGATTTAACTGGGATAGTTAAGTAAACAAGATGTTGGTCTTACTGGGCCTGAAAAGACAATTCAGAGCTGAATATCTGCTGTGGCACTGTACTTGAAAGGCCTATATCAGTTGTTTGAATAGAACATGTAAATCAGTCTGACTGCAGCCATCACAGGGGAGTCAAACCTACAGCTTTTATCTATATCAGATACTGaattgaaatgataaaataatacaaatcaaacCTACCCTGGTCCATATCTGCTGCTAAAGGTGTGCTGTCACTGGCTGTTGAATACTTCTGTCGTAAACTGAATGCAAGCTCCTGGAAGACATCCAGTATTTCAGTCTCCTCATCCACACTACTCGTGTCCTCATGTGGGTCCTGAACATTTTTTGCATTCTGTCCGTCCAGCATCTTCTCAATCTCGTCCAAGATGGTTTTTTCCGAGGCTTCCAGGATTTCCTCTAGAGCACTTTCTATGTCTTGCGTCGTGCCTGAATCTGACTGACGGGTGGCCTGCAACTCTGTGTCCAGATCAGAGAACATGGCCTCCACTTTGAAGAGATTTTTGAGGCCCAGACGCCTTTGGACGCGCGCCATGTATTCTTCTGAGAAGCGGTCTCGCAGTAGCGTCAGTCTCATCACGCTGTCGCTGTACACTGGCTCTACAGTCGACGCAGTGGGCAGAGTTTCTGGTTCAAGAGCAGGCTTGTCAGAGTCTGTGTTATCTGATTGTTCGGACGGAAGTGCATTTTCATCTTCAAGTAATTCTTCTTTCACCACAACAAtttcttcctccagctcttcaggtttttcttcctccagctcctctgtatGTGGTTCCTCATGAATCTCTGGTTCAACAACAGATAAATCTAGTTGATGGATATGCTTCTTAAGATCTGCCAATAAATATTCATGTAACCGATCAGGTAAGCTGTCGTCTACTGTCTTTATGTCGTCTTCGACATCTAAATCCCTCGACTCTTCATTGGAAAGGATCTGATGAGTTTCAGTTTCTGTACTGACAAATACACGATCGTCCACcgtcttgttttcttctggcACATTGTCCAAATCCAGTCTATTCTCCATTGCAATGCTACTGTCCTGTACATCTTCATTGACTCCAGAATCTTTGGACACCTCCTgcacttcctcttctttgtgCTTAATGGTTTcatctgttgttttaatgtcagatttttctatttcattatTGGCAGAGGTATCTTTTTGTGATAATAAAATATCTGATAATTTATTTGCTCCTGTCGGGTGTTGTATCTGTGGTGTATCAGCTGAAGGTTTTAATGtttcatcctctgcttcctcaTGTTCGATCTCTTCTATTTCACCCTCATCGTCACTATCCAACAAAAGTTCCTCAGAATCACTGATTGTTTCTTTATCTGTCTGTACAGAGCTGGAACCAGGAGGATCTTGAAGAACTTGCTCTATGATTTCAGGCTCTTTGGGAGATTCTATAATCATTGGTTCTTCGAGATCTTTTTTTGCTTCCTCAAAATCCTCAGTGGGTtttgcagcagcttcttcttcttcttcttcgtcctcCTCGTCATCATCTTCGTCTGAACTCACATGTGCTGTCATCTCTCCCCCCGTGACAACTGAAAAGACTGCATCTCCAATTGACGTCCACATGTTCTTCTCCTCAGCAGCTTGAGGTTCATCCTCGTGTGTTACTGGAGGAGCTTCATGCTCTTGGAGGGAATCAGGTGCTGGAGTGTTCATGGCTTTTTCAGTGAAAGACAGTAATGGAGTGTCTTGTATAACATCAACGTTTTCTTTGGAGTTATCGTCcacctctttgttttcctcctcttcttcttcgtcttcaaACGGTGTAACTCTCTTAGTGGTTTCTTCACCAGTAACGATGGCATCAAAAGTGTTTCCCAGGGTAGTTTTCAACTCTGGGATTTGCGTTCCCTCAGTAACCGAGACTGCTTCCGTTTCTGGAACAAACTCGTCTTTGGCCACAGATTCCACTTCAGGATTTGGGAGTGTATCTTTGGGTTCACTCCTCTCTGACACAACATTTTCAGGAACAGACTCATCTAGTTTGATTTGCTCAACTTCTTCGGctgtttcaataaaatcaggTGTGGCTGTTTCAGATTCTATTTCTAAAGGAGGCAATTCATTTTCCACATCAAGCTCAGGTAAAGAGGCATTTTGATCATCAGGATCAAGATGATCTACATTCTCTTGctgctcagtttgtttttcagtctgctcttcttcttcttcttcttcttcttcttcaaatgGCTGTGTTTCTTTTGGAGTGTCCTCTGCCACTTGGATTTGGTCAGACGTTCCCCTACTTGCTCTGCTATTCTCCTCCACGAAGGAGGCTAAGAGTACATCTATGTCATAATTGTCAAACTTATCAAATCCAGTgtcaaaacagacaaaatctGTTTCCTGAAAAGAAGACGAaacaaaaaatgataaaaaatatatatatacacaggggaatttattttgaaagttagCATCAAACTAGTAAAATGAATTCAGTCAGCCAGAAAATATCTTCATACCTCTGCGGGAAGTTCGACTTCTTTATCTGTATAAAGGTGGTTAACTGCAAGAAGGTCCTTTGGGAAATAGCCAAAGATATTTCCAACCTagaaacacaaaccagaggAGAACATGTTGAGGATTAGTACAACTGCATAGGTCAACCCAGGTGATGTGCAGGACTTATTAATCACGGATACTCACACTTCCTGCCCACATGTCAGTCCTTCTGCCTGCAAGTTTGTAGTAAACATAGATAGTTTCTGATTTCTTAAAGGACAGGAATCGACAATCCGGTGCCGAGAAATCTTTCAATGCTTTCCCCCGACATAGCAGCACTAAGAGAGCAGAAGATGAAGAATTAGAAGGGTCcacatttgtaaaagaaaaataaacattttaaaaataaacacaacaaacaaacatttcacattttaaaggcTGCAACTTAGGTCGTAAGAATAGAAAAGACATGGCTAAACTAGTCTATGGCTTAACAATTGATGCAACACTGTTTTTTATATACAAGTAGGCATATTGTCGTACATATtcgtttatttttatatatattttgtatgcaTTTCTTCACTTTGTATGGATGTGtatacttttctttcttccttccttcacaAGATTTGGTTTCTTGGGAAAAACTACTGAtcataaaatgagaaaatgaaaacccAACTTTCTTATCCACCTTCCCCACTTTGCTTTATCTTATCATTTACTGCCCCAGCCTTTATTGTTTTATGGCTAAACACTAACTTTCCCTGATGATACTACACCAGCTTGGTAGATTTAGCATCACATAAACCTgccttttgttgttgtagttaacattgtttacattttaaggtgatgACAACCTCAGGTTTCTCCTCTGCTTGTTTCAATCCAGCTGTTCAGACATGAACATCACATGACCCAAAAGTGAAAGTGATTTTGAAGTTTGCTAATTCTAGTGTTTGTCAAGTTAAAAACATGAGATACAACAACTGAAGCTAGCAGGGTTAGCATGTGCAACTACTGTTTACCAGTGTAGCACCTTTACGTTAGCACCGGCCGGTGGCTAATCAGCTGCTAACATCCGCCTAGCAGCGCAGGCCCGAGCTGCCAGGCAACCGGCCAACACAGCGAATAACCTTCCCGAGCTAATGGCTACTGCTAACGTTAGCTTTCCccccttgtttaaaaagggagCAGGGCATCGCTTCGTTAGCATCACAGACAGCCGCGGCAGGGCTGTCAGGTCCGCACACATCGACCGGCAACAGGTCGGGAGAGATACGGCGCAGTTTATGGCTGCGTACCGGGATGTGGAGGCTGAAgatgcagcctcctcctccaagTCCCATTCCacccacaaatcaaacttactgCTGCACTCGTCGTCGGCGCATCTCTTCAGGTCGGAGAAGCGTTTCTCCAGGGCCGCGGTCGagataaaattgaataaaagtaataaaaagcCCTGTCGGTAGAAGTGCTTCGCTGCCATGCTGGCAGTTTTGTTGTTGGCGGTGTCGGTTTCGCCCGCTGGAGCATGAGCACTGTGGGCTGCGGAGGAGCCGACACGTCAGCACACCAGATCCGGCTGGGTGGAGGCTCCCGGAGCCTTTCCACAGGATGTTCAGGGCTCTGGATTCAAGAGTAAGAGATGTGGCGAGGAGAGAGAAACTCGTGGTTCAGGGTGTGGAGCCAATTCTCCACAGTGTGATGCATGGGGATCATTGGAGGGACTTTAAAGCATTCATATTATTgagttattataattatttatagaTTAGAgcccagactttctccagagtttgtatGGCCAGCCTTCTataatgatagatagatggatggatagacagcTAgatagattcaagattcaagattcaagattcaagagttcattgtcatatgcacaacgataacattaagcagtcgcttgcaatgaaatgcttgggtcacaggctctcttataacaatgctcaatcaaaatttaaaattaaaataaaatatacatatctaaaatatatatatatacacctaaagaaaaaaagaaaaacaatagtgcaagtgtgtgcaatagtgcaaatatgctaaggtgcagagttatgatagatagatagatagatagatagatagatagatagatagatagatagatagatagatataaaaaTAGATATAAAAATAGATATAAAAATAGATAtgggatagatggatggatggatggatagactttattgatcccgagggaaatGTAGGCATCCAGTATCACACACAACAGTTTAATAACAGGTCAAAATTAGTCAAGAATAAGTTCACTGCAGCGAGATGAAAGTCTCACCACCAGAACCGctacaaagctgtcactgtaaagaagtaCGTGCTAATGGGGATGttcacaatacaaatatttgaggTATCAGGTGATTGAAAGATACAGTTAACCGAGGCAGAGTGTTGAAGCcaaatgtaaatacagatttaaagatatataatataagCAAACTAACATAGCCTGTAAAATCATTGGTACAGCAGatgtaagtgtatttaaaaaaagtgaaaacagtgcaagaataaaacttaaaatactagagatatagaaaatataaaatcaaataatgtaGTATAGTAATGGTGACGGTCAAAATATGCACGTGTTGGTGCATGGTCATGCTTCATTATTATTCGTAGTAGTAGTTTTCTGTGTACAGAGAACTGGTGCTGTTTTAAAGGCGAAGAGTTGTCACACAAAATATTGATATGATTATTTTTCTCTGACAGCACAGATTTTGGTTAAAGAACAAAAACTTGTAAAGCTTATTTTACTTTTAGTGCCTACAATATGTTCACCTAAATAATCCATATatccataataaaaaaaaggaaaatacatttgatatgtttttttaCGTATCAAATATCACCTCGCTGCTGCGGTTCTTCTTCGCCCCGCCCTTTCCGACTACAACAACCAATGACCGTGCAGCTTTTCTGTCTACACGTCACTTCCTTACCGACGAAACCGGAAGTACGGCAGCATATTTCCGGAAATAACGAGCGCTGTACACACTCGTGGTTCTTGATATAGAATAATAACTTCACTCGCTTTTACCGGGAAAAGTATCAGAACAACTTCTGCACGTTTGTTTACGAGTTAAATTAAGCGTCGCTACACtttgtcaacaaaaacacagcagctcagaAGGAGGTAAGAACCAAGATAATGTTTATACCTATTAGCTTGAGTCTATACATCAATATCTATGTATAATTATCTATAACAGCTCGACGTCTATAGGCAGTTGTGggtgtttatttaaaactatGCTACGTAAGTTACGTTATCATGAAATCTAGCTAATGCTAAAAATGCTGATTTCAGATACACATGATTTACACAGTAATTGCATTTCTTAAAGACAGTAATAGAAAGTTTATAGTTGTATAAAGAATCTTACTGTCGTTCTGCATCTACACTAAATCACcaaatgtttctttgttgtgtgaTCAGTAAACCTCTGTAAGATATTACAGAGACTTACCCTGCAgctaatgtttttaaattcaacctATTTCTTGACTTTATCATCGAATAAACTTTACTGTAAGTCAGAGATAACaactaacacaacacacacaacaaataacagATCTTTGCACaagacatttacaaaataattgAAGCACCAATGGGATATACCTGCTGGTTTCCAGGTATGTCCcatctcaccacagcagccatcTTTATGTGATTAGTTTGTTTTCTAGGTGGAAATCATACACAGCCCCTTTGACCGAGCGATAGAAGGCAGCTGTCTGACTGCTGATGATGGACGACGTGGAGGGAGAGCTGGGACGTCCTGAAGACTTGGAGGATGACAACGACCCTTTAGACAACACCTCTTCCAGAGGAAATAGAAAATCCAAGTTCTCACCGGGTATTCCCATGTGTGTAGGTGAGTTGTGCTGTACGTGCCCCCACACTGATAAACACATAGACCAATAAACATATTGCAGATATATTGGTGTGTTTATGTTGGctgataaataacaaataattccgttatagaaacatttaaagatgtgTTAGTCTGTTCATTCAGATGCAATCTCTCCAGCTCCTTTGATTGTCTACTGAAAAATATTTCTCATTACTACCCACTGCAActttatcaaattaaaatcaaacagattCATAGGATCCATATCTATCTATATGATTAATCAATGTCAGATTTTTGCCAATTGCAATTATTGATATTGGTATTAAACCTCAAGAATTAAGTCTTGGTAAAACCTATTATAGATAATAATAGTTAGGGCAAATGCATTTATGTCATCAAATacaaccttttttatttcacctttagAAACATTGAAGGAAACTGGGTTCCACCAGAGCACCAGGTTCTGTCTGGAGCGCATCAGAGAGGCAATGCTGCATCATAGATGGCAGGAGGCAGCAGAATTGATGGCGTGTTACCCCCAAATGTTAGAAAACACAACTCTCAGCTCCACAAAGCAATATAAAGAGgtaggtttgtttttttgtagcTTTTTTGAGTCAGTGAAAATTttagaaagttaaaaaaaaaaaatcccgtATTATTGTGATGTAAACAATTGAAGATAGTGGTGCATTCAAGTTTGATATTCACATCCCTGATATTATTGATATTAACACTCTCTCTGTAGGTTATTTGGAGACTCAGCACTGAGATCCTTCACCATCACCACAACTCAAAGATGGAGGATTACAACAACATCTATGAACGAATAAAACACTCAGGAGTAAAACATTACCTGATGGTACGTGAGCTAATAGATGTGATTACACTGTTCTCATAttgatttccctttttctgaATTTCACATGAGACCCGTTTCTTTGCATCTCTAGATCAGCCTGGAACATTCCTTCCACATGCTGCTCAACGGCCACATTGAAGATGCAAAGCGTCACCTGTTGGCTGCTGAAAGCTGGAGGTATGGGAAGGAGTCAACGGACCAGCATCAGAAGATGAAGCTGATCCAGGCCTACAGGAGCCTGCTAGATTATATCATCTGGTGTGACAAGAAGTTCACACTCTCTGGCGACAGTAAGGCAATACTCAATTCAACACCCCAGCACCCCAAagcatcttttatttatgtgtattgGTTACACTGACACACTTGCAAGCTCTTGTTTGATGTCACACTGCCACCCACAGGGCAGAAATAGTAACTGCACAGGAAATAGAGGAACTGAAGAGCTGATTATGTtgtggaaaatgtatttgtgtgtgtgccgtcCTCTGATATGATTTAATAAAGGAAAGCTTCTATCTTTTCAGACTTTAATGACCCTGTGGGCAACCAGGAGATGCAGAACTATTTCAGACAGGCTTCTGTGAATCTgaaggacattttgaaaaatccTGGAGTCTGGGATCCGTTCATACTGAGTTATGTTGAGGTAAGCACACATTCCCTACTGCCTCATAAAAAGTAGAATTTAAAGTCcaacaaatacagatttttgaTACCGATATTAATGAGTTGATGACTTTCCGATACCGATATATTGGCGTATATTTTTTTGGCAATGATTCAGAAGATATTATTACCAAACccttataaaatatatatttttaaatgtagaatGTGAATATGACTAAACATtgttggttggacaaaacaaaacatttgaagttGTCACCTGCGGCTTTGGGAGCTTGTGACGTGCACTTTTTACAGTGTGCTGTTCTTTCCAAAGACCAAACGATCAATCAAATAATAGACTAAATGATCAGTAGGTTTAGCCTGAGAAGAAGCTTACTAAATATTTTGATATCTACGATCCTTGTCTGCAGGAATTACAGGTCCCTCTTTAGTGTTTTACAATGTGTCAGGAAATATCCCTTCATACTGTgcaacttttgttttattcctgcAGATGCTGGAGTTCTATGAGGATCACGATGAGGCTCTGAATGTCCTGAACGACTACGCATATGACAACAACTTTCCTCCTAATCCCAATGCACATGTCTTTCTGTACCAGTACCTAAAGCGACACAATGCTCCGGAGACCAAACTGATGAAAGTGTTGAAGGTGCAAAATAAAAGCGATTTGTGGCTTGTATAGTATTTAAATGTTGCTCTTTGTCCTAAATTACACTTTTGATGGTATTTTACATAATCTTAATATATTTAGgatttaatttgtgttgcttttgaAGATATGTGCAACTGAAATAATTTTCTGTGAAATTTAAAACTTGTGCCTGTCTGTCATTATAACTTTACTTTCCTATGCTCCAGATCCTCTGTGTATCAGTCCCCAGCCATGAGTTGATGTTGGAGTACGGCTCTCTCCTGCTTCAGTCAGGTAGAAGCAGATTTAAATAATGgatttataataatacaaacaactGAAGCAAATTCATGATCAGAAAAGTTAAATTTTGGACTTCATTGAATGAGTAATTACTTTATTAGTCCGTACTGCGTCTGTTTGACAGAACTAAACAGGCGAGTGTAGTTTTTAAAGATGTTGGATGTTGTTATAGACATAGTTCCCAGTAATGTTTCCCCTGTTCCAtgattgatgttttctttttcccccccaagaGAAAGCCAGTCATATCCCCAAAGCTTTAGGAGTCGTTCTGGAAATGCTGGATTTCGCCTGCTGGAGGAGCAACCTGGACGTGTGGAAGTGTTTAAAAGCCGTCATTCAGAAATTACAGTTACAgtatgtaaacaaacaaagagattGTTCTGTTTTGGATTTAATGTTTGACAGATGTTGTTGAAGCATGttcttctgtgtatttgtgtgttgaaACAGAGAAGACTGGAGGAAGGTGGTCCTTGAAAAAATGGCGGGAAGAAAAGACTGGTGGCCGGTTCTCCACTTCACGAGCTTCCACGCCAGAAAAGACTCCGAGGAGAAcccagagctgatggaggtGAAGGCATCACTCAAAGAAGTCCTCTGCCCGGGTGAGTCCGTCTGCATCCTTATACAATCACTTCAGGGTAATGTCTTCAGATAGTAAGTCAATAAATGAAGTGGTTTATTGAAGTGTACTTtgattgtaaaaatgtttagaTTGTGAGattgtaaacattttattgatatttatagAAATTTAATTTACTGCTTAAATCTTTATGTTAGTGCTGAAAAGGTCGAAGTTAATCACATAAATATTCCATTTATGAAAAGTTTCTTGTCAGTTCATCGATGACTTTTCTTCTTACAGGTATAACTCTGAAGTACTGTGCTGCAGGGGTGAACAGCTGAGAGTGGACCTgagagaggagcacagagaGAATATTGAATTGTGTCGATTCA
This window of the Hippoglossus stenolepis isolate QCI-W04-F060 chromosome 20, HSTE1.2, whole genome shotgun sequence genome carries:
- the taf1a gene encoding TATA box-binding protein-associated factor RNA polymerase I subunit A, which codes for MMDDVEGELGRPEDLEDDNDPLDNTSSRGNRKSKFSPGIPMCVETLKETGFHQSTRFCLERIREAMLHHRWQEAAELMACYPQMLENTTLSSTKQYKEVIWRLSTEILHHHHNSKMEDYNNIYERIKHSGVKHYLMISLEHSFHMLLNGHIEDAKRHLLAAESWRYGKESTDQHQKMKLIQAYRSLLDYIIWCDKKFTLSGDNFNDPVGNQEMQNYFRQASVNLKDILKNPGVWDPFILSYVEMLEFYEDHDEALNVLNDYAYDNNFPPNPNAHVFLYQYLKRHNAPETKLMKVLKILCVSVPSHELMLEYGSLLLQSEKASHIPKALGVVLEMLDFACWRSNLDVWKCLKAVIQKLQLQEDWRKVVLEKMAGRKDWWPVLHFTSFHARKDSEENPELMEVKASLKEVLCPGITLKYCAAGVNS